Proteins from one Pontibacter korlensis genomic window:
- a CDS encoding pyridoxamine 5'-phosphate oxidase family protein, translated as MNNDPNTKANLEKLIDKIKDVKIAMMTTVDDDGSLRSRPMKTQQTKADGELWFFTGYESGKSHEIEHDAHVNLSYAEPSDNLYVSVSGRARVTRDQQKIDELWTADMKAWFPGGKEDSNIGLIRVVIEKAEYWDTPNNTMVTLFGMAKAAITGEPAKGGENKKINL; from the coding sequence ATGAATAACGACCCAAACACAAAGGCGAACCTAGAGAAACTAATAGATAAAATCAAAGATGTGAAGATTGCCATGATGACCACCGTTGATGACGATGGCAGCCTGCGCAGTCGCCCCATGAAAACGCAGCAGACAAAAGCTGACGGCGAATTGTGGTTTTTTACAGGCTACGAGTCTGGCAAGTCGCATGAGATTGAACATGATGCCCATGTAAACCTGAGCTATGCCGAGCCGAGCGACAACCTGTACGTGTCAGTGTCTGGCAGAGCCCGCGTAACACGCGACCAGCAGAAGATTGATGAGCTCTGGACGGCAGACATGAAGGCATGGTTCCCTGGTGGCAAGGAAGACAGCAATATTGGCCTGATAAGAGTAGTAATCGAAAAGGCGGAATACTGGGACACCCCTAATAACACCATGGTTACTCTTTTTGGTATGGCCAAAGCCGCTATTACCGGTGAGCCAGCTAAAGGTGGTGAAAACAAAAAAATCAATCTGTAA
- a CDS encoding DUF3291 domain-containing protein — protein MSQVAPRLTTLTIFGIRSGHIRWGLAQMGTSGSKLQQVPGLLFFKLLGSGHGRGFSIKPNFRRYGLMCTWQSEAAADAFLQDSDLIHEYRQHTDEIWTVKLQPYQQHGQWDGQAPFSPALPENYISGPIAVLTRASINLKALPSFWRFVPKTSTALDTAEGLICSIGLGELPLVRQATFSVWESAEAMKKYAYKNPLHQEVMRRTRSENWYSEELFARFKPINSQGLWAGRDPLEYLRNYNTLTSSIADRLNRKA, from the coding sequence GTGTCACAAGTAGCACCTCGTCTCACCACCCTTACCATTTTTGGTATCCGCAGCGGCCACATACGTTGGGGTTTGGCTCAAATGGGCACGTCAGGATCAAAACTACAGCAGGTGCCGGGGCTGCTTTTCTTCAAGTTACTTGGTAGCGGCCATGGCAGAGGTTTTAGTATAAAGCCTAACTTCAGAAGGTACGGACTGATGTGCACCTGGCAAAGCGAAGCAGCGGCAGATGCTTTTCTGCAAGATTCTGACCTGATACATGAGTACAGGCAGCATACCGATGAGATTTGGACAGTTAAGTTACAGCCCTACCAACAGCATGGGCAGTGGGACGGGCAAGCGCCTTTCTCCCCTGCTCTTCCAGAAAATTACATCAGCGGCCCAATAGCTGTACTAACACGCGCAAGTATAAACTTGAAAGCCTTACCCAGCTTCTGGCGCTTCGTACCTAAAACAAGCACAGCCCTAGACACGGCAGAAGGCTTGATTTGCTCTATAGGATTAGGTGAACTGCCATTGGTGCGTCAGGCTACCTTTAGTGTTTGGGAGTCGGCGGAGGCGATGAAAAAGTATGCTTATAAAAACCCACTTCACCAGGAGGTGATGCGACGCACACGCTCGGAAAACTGGTACAGCGAAGAGCTGTTTGCCCGTTTCAAACCAATCAACAGCCAAGGGTTATGGGCTGGCAGAGACCCTTTGGAGTATCTGAGGAATTATAACACTTTGACCTCATCTATAGCAGACCGGCTAAACCGAAAAGCATAA
- a CDS encoding LysE family translocator — protein METLKAFLFGLTIAMAVGPIAILIINRGLTVSLRSALMSGLGAALADLTYGLIAFTVGSLVISYLNLNNYYFTLFTSLILLLFGARMLKNSFKEPGSHTNNQEAGAKGSNLNYLFSTYVLTVVNPLTVIAFVGFSGQLVSPITGAAHVLVLALAIFAGSLIVQTALALFGASLGRFLRNPKAMRILNSGSGIGIMLFGLAGLL, from the coding sequence ATGGAGACACTAAAAGCATTTCTATTTGGGCTAACCATAGCCATGGCTGTTGGGCCTATTGCTATCCTGATCATTAACCGAGGCTTAACTGTAAGCCTTAGAAGCGCCCTGATGAGCGGCTTAGGGGCTGCTCTGGCTGATCTTACCTATGGTTTGATTGCCTTCACAGTAGGATCTCTGGTTATTAGTTATCTCAACTTGAACAATTACTACTTCACCCTTTTTACATCGCTTATTCTACTGCTTTTTGGTGCCCGTATGCTGAAGAATAGCTTTAAAGAACCAGGGTCCCATACGAACAACCAAGAGGCAGGAGCTAAAGGAAGTAATCTTAACTATTTGTTCTCCACGTACGTGCTGACAGTGGTAAATCCCTTAACCGTAATAGCTTTTGTTGGATTTTCGGGTCAGCTTGTTTCACCGATTACAGGTGCGGCACATGTTCTGGTGTTGGCGCTCGCCATATTTGCCGGCAGCCTTATAGTGCAGACTGCGCTGGCTCTTTTTGGGGCCTCCCTTGGGCGCTTTCTGCGAAACCCTAAGGCGATGCGCATCCTTAACAGTGGGAGCGGTATAGGTATTATGCTTTTCGGTTTAGCCGGTCTGCTATAG
- a CDS encoding DUF1003 domain-containing protein, whose protein sequence is MLTKYRKLYLERLLQQESGELTELEQQVINSINQQELVSTNVEEELVEGISLGDRMADNIASFGGSWTFIISFFSFLLLWMTVNVYVLAIRPFDPYPFILLNLILSCLAAIQAPIIMMSQNRKEAKDRLRSEYDYKTNLKAELEIRLLHEKIDHLLTHQNQQLVEIQKLQLDLLEDILKRMGKQA, encoded by the coding sequence TTGTTAACCAAGTACCGGAAGCTATACCTGGAGCGCCTGCTGCAACAGGAGTCAGGGGAGCTAACAGAGCTGGAGCAGCAAGTAATAAACAGTATAAATCAGCAGGAGCTTGTCTCTACCAACGTGGAGGAGGAGTTAGTGGAAGGCATAAGTCTAGGCGACCGTATGGCTGATAATATAGCCAGTTTTGGCGGCAGCTGGACCTTTATCATCTCGTTTTTCTCTTTCCTTTTGCTCTGGATGACTGTAAATGTGTATGTACTGGCAATCAGACCCTTCGATCCATATCCCTTTATCCTGCTTAACCTTATTCTATCTTGTTTGGCAGCCATACAGGCACCCATCATTATGATGAGTCAAAACCGGAAAGAGGCGAAAGACCGCCTGCGTTCAGAGTATGACTATAAAACAAACCTTAAGGCTGAGCTGGAAATAAGGCTGCTGCACGAAAAGATAGACCACCTGCTGACGCACCAAAACCAGCAATTGGTAGAAATACAGAAGCTGCAGCTAGATCTACTGGAGGATATTCTGAAAAGAATGGGTAAACAGGCTTAG